A window of the Caldalkalibacillus salinus genome harbors these coding sequences:
- a CDS encoding potassium/proton antiporter translates to MSDILHTDYFIFLTAILLLAGVMATKFSARVGVPTLVVFIAVGMIFGSEGMGLIDFSSAGFAQLLGILALIVILFEGGLQTKLSHVKQVATSSLTLATLGVLLTTIVVGVAAKYILQVGWLEGLLFGAIVGSTDAAAVFAVISGKNIKQRLQSTLEAESGTNDPMAVFLTLSFIELIGLDKPYFWFMVPAFIWQMGVALVIGYLLGRFAVWAMSRINLDSSGLYPIFGLGFAVLGYSVTALIQASGLLAVYTLAIVMGNATIPYRHSILRFNEGFAWMMQILMFIVLGLLVMPSQLVTNVVLQGVLLSIVLMFVARPLGVYTSLLLSKYKFKDKLFISWAGLRGAVPIVLATYPMIAGLDYSQMFFNVVFFVVLTSALIQGSTIGALADKLKLTEEERTVPTHSLELISIGQTNTEMVEFFIDEQAKVVGQTLQDIPLPKDVLISAVIRDNQLITPNGDTILQGNDILFILIPKRKIEEVKTILTRQCQGI, encoded by the coding sequence ATGAGTGATATCCTACATACAGATTACTTCATATTTTTAACGGCTATCCTACTTTTAGCCGGTGTCATGGCCACCAAGTTTTCAGCAAGAGTAGGTGTGCCGACCCTTGTCGTGTTTATTGCAGTGGGGATGATATTCGGGTCTGAGGGCATGGGTCTTATTGATTTTTCCAGTGCCGGCTTCGCCCAGCTACTAGGTATATTGGCACTGATTGTCATCCTTTTTGAGGGTGGTCTACAGACCAAGTTGAGTCATGTCAAACAGGTGGCTACATCTTCGCTCACGCTGGCAACACTCGGCGTGTTGCTCACCACAATTGTTGTCGGTGTAGCCGCTAAGTATATTCTCCAAGTGGGGTGGCTAGAAGGGCTACTCTTTGGTGCCATAGTCGGTTCAACGGATGCTGCCGCTGTTTTTGCCGTGATCAGTGGCAAAAATATTAAACAACGACTACAGTCCACTTTAGAAGCAGAGTCAGGGACAAATGACCCTATGGCCGTATTTCTGACTTTATCATTTATTGAATTGATTGGACTGGACAAACCCTATTTTTGGTTCATGGTCCCAGCTTTCATATGGCAAATGGGAGTCGCACTTGTCATCGGTTACCTCTTAGGTCGGTTTGCTGTATGGGCCATGAGTCGTATCAATTTGGACTCCAGTGGCTTATATCCTATCTTTGGATTAGGGTTTGCTGTTCTAGGTTATAGTGTGACGGCATTAATACAGGCCAGTGGGTTATTAGCTGTATATACACTGGCTATCGTCATGGGAAATGCAACGATACCCTACCGGCACTCGATTCTAAGGTTTAATGAAGGGTTTGCATGGATGATGCAGATCCTAATGTTTATCGTTCTAGGCTTGCTCGTTATGCCTTCCCAACTCGTGACTAACGTTGTATTACAAGGTGTATTATTATCTATCGTTCTAATGTTTGTGGCTAGACCCTTAGGTGTTTATACAAGTTTGCTCCTTTCTAAGTATAAGTTCAAGGACAAACTCTTTATTTCCTGGGCGGGGTTAAGAGGCGCAGTTCCTATTGTATTGGCTACTTATCCTATGATAGCAGGCCTTGATTATAGCCAAATGTTTTTCAATGTGGTTTTCTTTGTCGTATTGACATCTGCTCTCATCCAAGGCTCCACAATAGGAGCATTGGCCGATAAATTAAAATTAACTGAGGAAGAGCGAACAGTGCCCACACATAGCTTGGAGCTCATTTCTATTGGCCAAACGAACACCGAAATGGTTGAATTTTTTATAGATGAGCAAGCCAAGGTTGTGGGGCAGACCTTACAAGACATACCTTTGCCTAAAGATGTGCTGATCAGTGCTGTCATAAGAGATAATCAGTTGATTACACCTAATGGAGATACGATCCTACAGGGAAACGATATTCTGTTTATCCTTATTCCTAAGAGAAAAATTGAGGAAGTCAAAACCATACTGACGAGGCAATGTCAGGGGATTTAA
- a CDS encoding class I SAM-dependent methyltransferase encodes MIDFHDARNRMSYTTREASSTWTEDLSRLINMKGSEVLDIGAGGGIYSKAIIDNGAHSVTVLDASEAMLEGAQANCEGYEQIHYVHAEASDTHLPSQSYDIVLQRALIHHLKQLRPPFTEAYRLLKDRGMLIIQDRTPGDCLLPSSQTHIRGFIFECFPHLASVECRRRYESEDVHRALRAAGFKHIQEEKLWEGRKTYHSVPAMVEELKARTGRSILHHLDDQELDTLCTFIKNRVKAPVTEMDRWTIWVAQKRS; translated from the coding sequence ATGATTGATTTCCACGATGCTAGAAACCGCATGAGCTACACAACACGAGAGGCCAGTTCAACATGGACGGAAGACCTCTCTAGGCTTATTAATATGAAAGGGAGTGAAGTGCTTGATATAGGCGCTGGGGGTGGGATTTACAGCAAAGCAATAATAGACAATGGCGCCCATTCTGTTACTGTTCTGGACGCTTCAGAAGCAATGTTAGAAGGTGCGCAAGCCAATTGTGAAGGATACGAGCAGATACATTATGTGCATGCGGAAGCTTCGGATACACATCTGCCGTCTCAATCCTATGATATTGTTCTACAACGGGCGCTTATTCATCACCTCAAACAACTCCGACCACCCTTTACTGAGGCTTATCGTCTGTTAAAAGATCGTGGCATGCTCATAATACAGGATCGTACACCGGGTGATTGCTTGTTACCAAGTAGCCAAACTCATATCAGAGGGTTTATATTTGAATGCTTTCCACACTTGGCAAGCGTGGAGTGTAGAAGGAGATATGAAAGTGAAGATGTACACAGGGCGTTACGCGCGGCAGGTTTCAAACATATACAAGAGGAAAAGCTGTGGGAAGGTCGAAAAACGTATCACTCAGTTCCGGCAATGGTAGAGGAGTTAAAAGCAAGGACGGGCCGATCCATTCTGCACCACTTAGATGACCAAGAACTAGATACACTTTGTACATTTATAAAGAACCGAGTAAAAGCGCCAGTGACAGAAATGGATCGTTGGACCATCTGGGTGGCTCAGAAAAGGTCCTAA
- a CDS encoding PQQ-dependent sugar dehydrogenase: MPNKHMTHYCKGGMVCFMILSLLIGCAQNEELGHQEQTTVAPDYEEQRPSQNGDGQEGVGNEEDTEERTDDEERTTDGGFIRVTKAETLASNLDIPWAMTKWDGVFFITQREGSMARVENGQVRQEELKLTKDVLHHGEGGLLGFTLDPDFDDNHLAYVYHTYREEGTPYNRVAAVQYLEGTWVEQRSVIEGIRGDQFHNGGRLKIGPDGLLYITTGDAWEGEQSQDHTTLAGSILRLERDGSIPEDNPFRQSPVYSYGHRNPQGLAWDATEQVLYSSEHGPQGYDEINRIVPGKNYGWPTITGDQQQKDLIPPLFHSGEDTWAPSGMIFHRGIIYVACLRGSMVRAFDPHTGATDVIWQGEGRIRDIHMDDDERLYIITNNIDGRGQPDQMDDRLIELHYEELK, translated from the coding sequence ATGCCGAACAAACATATGACTCATTACTGTAAAGGGGGAATGGTTTGTTTCATGATCCTTAGCTTACTCATCGGTTGTGCACAGAACGAGGAGTTGGGACATCAGGAACAAACCACAGTCGCCCCTGATTACGAAGAACAGAGGCCAAGTCAAAATGGGGATGGCCAAGAGGGGGTGGGCAACGAAGAGGATACAGAAGAGCGTACAGACGATGAAGAAAGGACGACAGACGGGGGCTTTATCCGAGTGACAAAAGCTGAAACGTTAGCTTCAAACCTTGACATCCCTTGGGCTATGACGAAATGGGACGGTGTATTTTTCATAACACAGAGGGAAGGTAGCATGGCCAGAGTGGAGAATGGGCAAGTCAGGCAAGAAGAGTTGAAACTGACCAAGGATGTGCTCCATCATGGTGAAGGCGGTTTGTTAGGCTTTACACTAGACCCCGACTTTGACGATAATCACCTCGCTTACGTCTACCATACCTATCGAGAAGAAGGGACCCCCTATAATCGGGTTGCCGCCGTGCAGTATCTCGAAGGGACATGGGTGGAACAACGTAGTGTCATAGAAGGGATAAGAGGGGATCAATTTCATAATGGCGGACGTCTGAAGATTGGCCCCGATGGGTTGCTTTATATCACCACTGGTGACGCTTGGGAGGGTGAACAATCCCAGGATCATACGACACTTGCAGGCAGTATCTTACGCTTAGAACGAGATGGTTCCATTCCAGAAGACAACCCTTTTCGTCAATCACCAGTATATTCCTACGGGCATCGTAATCCCCAAGGGCTAGCTTGGGACGCAACAGAACAAGTACTGTATAGTTCAGAGCACGGGCCACAAGGATATGATGAAATCAATAGAATTGTACCGGGTAAGAATTATGGCTGGCCTACTATCACTGGAGATCAACAGCAAAAAGACTTGATCCCTCCTTTATTCCATTCAGGGGAGGACACTTGGGCGCCATCCGGTATGATCTTCCATCGTGGCATCATTTACGTCGCTTGCCTAAGGGGAAGCATGGTACGGGCTTTTGATCCACATACGGGTGCAACGGATGTGATCTGGCAAGGGGAAGGAAGAATACGGGATATACACATGGATGACGATGAGCGCCTGTATATCATCACTAATAATATTGACGGTAGAGGGCAACCGGATCAGATGGATGACAGACTAATTGAATTACATTACGAAGAATTAAAATAA
- a CDS encoding CapA family protein codes for MVDNNWINIILSRGLRLTGVFLTLTLLAGCVFLDYIPWLQPEEVTQEIEETASDTVLRLAFAGDTMGAGKVAPILEEQGYMYPFEEARPYFEESDLAMVNLETAMSDRGDAEDKAYAFRTHPDFVKGLDWAGIDLVSVANNHSLDYGVVAFLDTLDELQQHEIGYVGGGVNAEEAYREQTYEVNGQTVAFLGFSRVLPDVSWYAREDQPGLASGYQEERIYQGIRQASASADLTVVYIHWGNEMELEASDDQRRIAHQMVEEGADVVIGAHPHVLQELEWHQGKLIAYSLGNFVFTMSHEDIGRQTAILQLEIDAEGGQKATVSPFRIRHGAVWEAKGEEREEILRRLQTISTTGEWQDHVFYPR; via the coding sequence ATGGTAGACAACAATTGGATTAACATAATACTTTCGAGGGGACTACGACTGACTGGCGTATTCCTCACACTGACCTTATTAGCAGGGTGCGTGTTCCTTGATTATATTCCTTGGCTACAACCTGAAGAAGTCACGCAGGAAATCGAGGAGACAGCATCTGACACGGTTTTGAGACTCGCATTCGCTGGTGACACGATGGGTGCTGGTAAAGTAGCGCCCATTCTAGAAGAACAAGGATATATGTATCCGTTTGAAGAAGCCCGACCCTACTTTGAAGAAAGTGACTTAGCCATGGTCAACCTTGAGACAGCGATGAGCGATCGAGGGGATGCGGAAGATAAGGCTTACGCTTTCCGTACACATCCAGATTTCGTAAAGGGATTAGACTGGGCCGGTATTGATCTCGTGAGTGTCGCGAACAACCATTCATTAGATTACGGAGTTGTAGCGTTCTTAGATACACTTGATGAACTGCAGCAACATGAAATTGGTTACGTCGGTGGCGGTGTTAATGCTGAAGAAGCTTACCGTGAGCAAACATATGAAGTGAATGGGCAAACCGTTGCCTTTCTCGGTTTTAGTCGTGTCTTACCAGATGTCTCTTGGTATGCTAGGGAGGATCAACCAGGTTTAGCTAGCGGCTACCAGGAGGAAAGAATATATCAAGGGATCCGTCAGGCATCCGCTTCGGCTGATTTGACCGTGGTTTATATTCATTGGGGCAACGAGATGGAATTAGAAGCCAGTGACGACCAACGGAGAATCGCCCATCAGATGGTAGAAGAGGGCGCAGATGTTGTGATAGGTGCTCACCCACATGTGTTACAGGAACTAGAGTGGCATCAAGGGAAGCTCATTGCTTATAGCTTAGGAAACTTCGTATTCACGATGAGTCATGAAGATATTGGACGACAAACGGCTATTCTACAACTAGAAATCGATGCGGAAGGGGGACAAAAGGCCACGGTGTCTCCATTTCGAATCCGTCATGGCGCTGTATGGGAAGCAAAGGGTGAGGAACGTGAGGAGATATTGAGACGATTGCAAACCATATCAACCACTGGAGAATGGCAAGACCATGTATTTTACCCTCGTTAA
- a CDS encoding N-acetylmuramoyl-L-alanine amidase family protein encodes MSKKWSLIIVLTLAFLTVGMMSHADAEASNEVKLMVEGQYVESDVPAQIIQGRTFVPIRFIVENIGAQVSWNQAESRIDIFEGSTHLRMYLGEETIHVNGQAQEMDTAPFLENYRTMVPLRFVSEYLGLRVGWDNAEKQAFISTKVNLVVNHTTFEDDHAPVNISGDLYVPIFDMARELNVAFWLEDDVYKFTYTQTSDDSDTEEDLGTEEGDGTEASDKQGSKEESEEEVTMDLPPSEIVNVDGVKMVNLSWVDQLLGTKTEYDRGLQLVTVDRDIDYLTLREVSLENGRYMIHVPGLDAEETEHFFLRSPHRFVLDIPQTELDQDQEWDTALSHDTVDDVRVGQFSTSPMTARVVFDLNKRSKVDFEIEGDKIYLAFTERKPIVVIDAGHGGHDPGANGSFSSEKDIVLAISNQIVDYLEQDADIEVEATRPTDEYVTLGDRAAYANEINADMFISVHANAAGSSAIGGTETYIYYGSNKAFGDIVHKHLIKATQLNDRGLKEAGFKVLRETRMPAALLEIAFLSNPDEEKLLNDPAFQDKVAKAMYDAIREYEFGSDE; translated from the coding sequence ATGTCAAAAAAATGGTCCTTAATCATTGTACTCACGCTCGCGTTCTTAACTGTAGGTATGATGAGTCATGCTGACGCTGAAGCGAGTAACGAAGTCAAACTAATGGTAGAAGGTCAGTATGTTGAATCTGATGTGCCAGCACAGATCATCCAAGGGAGAACGTTCGTTCCGATACGATTTATCGTGGAGAACATTGGTGCCCAAGTAAGCTGGAATCAGGCAGAAAGCAGAATCGATATCTTTGAAGGGTCAACGCATCTAAGAATGTACCTTGGTGAAGAGACGATCCATGTTAATGGACAAGCCCAAGAGATGGACACTGCTCCCTTCCTAGAAAACTATCGGACGATGGTGCCACTTCGTTTTGTTAGTGAGTACCTAGGTTTACGTGTCGGTTGGGATAATGCAGAGAAGCAGGCTTTCATCTCAACCAAGGTCAATCTCGTGGTCAATCACACAACGTTCGAAGATGATCATGCCCCTGTTAACATATCTGGAGATCTATATGTTCCGATATTTGACATGGCACGAGAACTTAATGTTGCCTTTTGGCTAGAAGATGATGTTTACAAATTTACTTATACCCAAACTTCTGATGACAGCGACACAGAAGAGGACTTAGGAACCGAAGAAGGGGACGGTACAGAGGCTTCTGATAAGCAAGGATCAAAGGAAGAATCCGAGGAAGAAGTGACAATGGATTTGCCCCCTTCAGAGATTGTAAACGTTGACGGTGTTAAAATGGTTAATCTGAGCTGGGTTGACCAGCTATTAGGCACGAAGACAGAATATGACAGAGGTCTTCAGCTCGTAACCGTGGATAGAGATATAGATTACTTGACGCTAAGAGAAGTGTCTCTTGAGAATGGGCGTTACATGATCCATGTGCCGGGGCTCGATGCTGAAGAAACAGAACATTTCTTCTTACGCTCACCCCATCGTTTTGTCTTAGATATTCCACAAACGGAGCTGGATCAGGATCAAGAGTGGGATACAGCACTATCCCACGATACTGTTGATGACGTTCGTGTAGGCCAGTTCAGTACATCGCCAATGACAGCACGTGTTGTCTTTGATTTGAACAAACGTTCTAAAGTGGACTTTGAGATTGAAGGAGACAAAATATATTTGGCGTTCACTGAACGTAAGCCCATCGTCGTTATTGATGCGGGTCATGGTGGGCACGACCCTGGAGCAAACGGTTCCTTTAGCTCTGAGAAAGATATTGTGCTTGCCATATCTAATCAGATTGTTGATTATTTAGAGCAAGATGCTGACATCGAAGTTGAAGCGACAAGACCTACTGATGAGTATGTCACACTTGGGGATCGGGCCGCTTACGCGAATGAGATCAATGCCGACATGTTTATCTCTGTACATGCAAATGCAGCCGGTAGTTCGGCGATTGGTGGGACGGAGACATATATCTATTACGGTTCCAATAAAGCGTTTGGCGACATTGTTCATAAGCATCTGATTAAGGCAACACAACTAAATGATAGAGGACTAAAAGAAGCTGGTTTTAAAGTCTTAAGAGAAACTCGAATGCCAGCAGCCCTCCTTGAAATAGCCTTCCTTAGCAATCCAGACGAGGAGAAGCTTTTAAATGATCCGGCATTTCAAGACAAAGTTGCCAAGGCCATGTACGACGCGATAAGAGAATATGAATTTGGAAGTGATGAGTAA
- a CDS encoding SGNH/GDSL hydrolase family protein yields MNGHKKHILFIGDSITDSSRREDPERIGFGYVRLIRDVLMVTQGYTKEQFTNRGIGGNRVTDLESRWKKDVLDLQPDVLSISIGINDVWRQLDSPEIEQVYPEQFETVYTTLLSSVRQETDATLMLMEPTIIEEDSASKGNERLKEYVTIVNRLANRFEGTLVPTHQAFLGMLNQYPQTTLTTDGVHMNSTGDMLMAQTWLKSYSAM; encoded by the coding sequence ATGAATGGACATAAAAAGCATATTTTATTTATTGGAGATAGCATTACCGATTCATCAAGACGTGAGGACCCAGAGAGAATCGGATTTGGCTATGTACGTTTAATTAGAGACGTCTTGATGGTCACACAGGGATACACCAAAGAGCAATTTACTAATCGAGGTATTGGGGGGAACAGAGTCACAGATTTAGAAAGCAGGTGGAAAAAGGACGTACTGGATTTACAACCGGATGTACTCTCAATCTCAATTGGAATTAACGATGTTTGGAGACAGTTAGACAGTCCAGAGATTGAGCAGGTGTACCCCGAGCAGTTTGAAACTGTGTATACCACGCTATTGTCTTCCGTTCGTCAAGAAACAGATGCGACATTAATGTTGATGGAACCTACCATTATTGAAGAAGATTCAGCTTCAAAAGGGAACGAGCGATTAAAAGAATATGTCACCATCGTCAATCGTCTAGCGAATCGCTTTGAGGGTACATTAGTCCCGACCCATCAAGCATTTCTAGGCATGCTGAATCAATATCCTCAGACGACACTTACAACAGATGGTGTTCATATGAATTCTACTGGTGATATGTTAATGGCCCAGACATGGTTAAAGTCCTACAGTGCAATGTAA
- a CDS encoding MFS transporter, whose product MWVANFFVAASATMVLPFLSLFIDTLGDFSEAYVQRWAGFVFGITFLVAFLVSPLWGRFGDRKGYKKILMFTGFGIAASIFLMGYVQSVEQLFILRLFMGIVTGFIPTSIALISSQTPKEVAGKTLGTLQMGTVAGGLCGPLLGGTLADWLGFSYTFLFTSVAIALATLLVVVGIKEVKLKEPGQKEKQYTRKEVLSHIVHHPVLLTVMFLSLLIQMANFSVQPLLALYVSHLQSDAANIAFLAGLAFSATGFGNFVATRQWGNLGDRIGHEKVLLGLLICASFTFIPQALAGSLWQLVVFRFIFGIFLGGLIPCTTGYIRQVAPLNMQGEVLGYNQSFRFLGNVLGPVMGGVLSGYFGISAVFIVTSGLFLLSAGLMWYSMSHANTHTPKTPLETINQTQQRHSKHNERVNV is encoded by the coding sequence ATGTGGGTTGCAAATTTCTTCGTTGCAGCCAGTGCAACGATGGTGCTCCCATTCTTATCTTTATTTATTGATACGCTAGGTGATTTCTCAGAAGCGTATGTTCAGCGCTGGGCAGGTTTCGTCTTCGGGATCACCTTCCTTGTCGCCTTTCTTGTTTCTCCGTTGTGGGGCAGATTTGGCGACCGCAAAGGATATAAGAAAATATTAATGTTTACCGGCTTCGGTATTGCCGCTAGTATATTTTTAATGGGCTACGTCCAATCTGTAGAGCAACTATTTATATTGCGCCTGTTCATGGGTATCGTTACAGGCTTCATACCTACTTCGATCGCGCTCATCTCTTCGCAGACGCCTAAGGAAGTCGCTGGGAAAACGCTAGGAACACTCCAAATGGGTACTGTAGCAGGCGGGTTGTGTGGACCCCTATTAGGCGGAACACTAGCAGATTGGTTAGGATTCTCATACACGTTTCTTTTCACTTCAGTGGCCATTGCACTAGCGACACTGCTTGTTGTCGTGGGTATTAAGGAAGTGAAATTAAAGGAACCTGGTCAGAAGGAAAAACAGTATACGAGAAAAGAAGTGCTAAGCCATATCGTGCATCATCCTGTTCTGCTTACTGTGATGTTCTTATCTCTACTGATACAGATGGCTAATTTCAGTGTCCAGCCTTTATTAGCGTTATATGTGAGTCACCTACAATCAGACGCAGCCAATATCGCATTTCTAGCAGGACTCGCCTTCTCTGCAACAGGGTTTGGTAACTTTGTAGCGACAAGACAATGGGGGAATTTAGGTGATCGGATTGGGCATGAAAAAGTTCTCCTAGGGTTGCTCATTTGTGCTTCTTTTACTTTTATACCACAGGCTTTGGCCGGGTCGCTATGGCAACTGGTTGTATTCCGTTTTATATTTGGTATTTTTCTTGGTGGTCTTATTCCATGTACAACAGGTTATATCCGTCAAGTGGCGCCACTTAACATGCAGGGAGAAGTTTTAGGTTATAATCAGAGTTTCCGCTTTCTCGGGAATGTACTTGGGCCTGTTATGGGCGGGGTATTATCAGGTTACTTTGGCATCTCTGCTGTGTTTATTGTGACAAGTGGGTTATTCCTCCTGAGTGCCGGTTTGATGTGGTATAGTATGAGTCATGCGAACACCCATACGCCTAAGACGCCTTTAGAAACGATCAATCAAACGCAACAGCGTCATTCTAAACACAATGAGCGTGTCAATGTTTAA
- a CDS encoding GerMN domain-containing protein yields the protein MKQMFTKGMLSVLALLLVLGLAACGQDQAEGPEDSNGQGSAEEEQSQDSGDAGDSETNNDEGHEDNHRDEEESQMISETLTVYYTDMELLSMTQEEREIAYEQDGQPWFAIWRTLQSPQNDEHVSLWENVELLNASLEDGILSLDLGQLDDVNIGSTGEAYAIQAVLHSYGQIQGVEFIAFTVEGEVRETLFGHVSTSEPLPVDEQLIQ from the coding sequence ATGAAACAGATGTTTACGAAAGGTATGTTGTCGGTCCTCGCATTATTGCTTGTCCTCGGATTGGCTGCTTGCGGTCAAGACCAAGCTGAAGGTCCTGAGGATAGTAATGGGCAAGGCTCGGCCGAGGAAGAACAGTCTCAGGATTCAGGTGATGCTGGAGACAGTGAAACAAACAATGACGAGGGTCATGAGGACAACCATAGGGATGAGGAAGAGTCACAGATGATCTCAGAAACATTGACCGTCTATTATACAGATATGGAATTACTGTCAATGACCCAAGAAGAACGTGAAATTGCTTATGAACAAGATGGACAGCCTTGGTTTGCCATCTGGCGTACGCTACAATCCCCTCAAAATGATGAGCACGTGTCCTTATGGGAAAATGTAGAGTTACTCAACGCATCACTTGAGGATGGGATACTTTCTCTAGATTTAGGACAACTTGATGATGTCAACATTGGGTCTACTGGAGAAGCTTACGCTATTCAAGCTGTTCTACATTCTTATGGTCAAATACAGGGTGTAGAGTTCATCGCTTTTACTGTTGAAGGTGAAGTCCGGGAAACACTTTTTGGACATGTGAGTACGTCTGAACCGCTTCCTGTTGACGAGCAACTGATTCAGTAA
- a CDS encoding DUF6501 family protein, with translation MIHENWRTGQTIGTVKCVQAEAKKYIVHNVLTPGKTYEVKNETDEFIFVVDNTGKVGGYYKEYFETV, from the coding sequence ATGATTCATGAAAACTGGAGAACAGGTCAAACGATAGGTACTGTTAAATGTGTTCAAGCAGAAGCCAAAAAGTACATTGTACATAACGTACTCACGCCCGGCAAAACGTATGAGGTTAAAAATGAAACGGATGAGTTTATCTTTGTTGTTGATAACACAGGCAAAGTTGGCGGATACTATAAGGAGTACTTTGAGACGGTCTAA
- a CDS encoding NfeD family protein — MEETAISFEQFYLYAFIVSGALTLMYILLGDILEGIFESVPEGIFSPTLVLSFVTFLGCTGYILERFTPIHSGIVLLFSIACALIVASLLHFFVLVPLTSAEESLAYSDEDLKGRVAQVITSIPEDGYGEILFEGVGGNIPKTAQSFENEAIVSGTKVLVIDMKSGVAHVSPHQSFDDLE; from the coding sequence ATGGAGGAGACAGCAATATCCTTCGAACAGTTCTACCTCTATGCGTTTATTGTTAGTGGAGCACTGACGCTCATGTACATACTTTTAGGAGACATTTTGGAAGGGATTTTTGAATCGGTTCCTGAGGGCATATTCAGTCCGACACTTGTACTGTCTTTTGTCACATTTTTAGGGTGTACAGGATATATTTTAGAAAGATTCACGCCAATTCATAGTGGCATTGTCCTTTTATTTTCCATCGCATGTGCTCTTATTGTCGCGTCTTTATTACATTTTTTTGTTCTCGTTCCACTAACTTCTGCAGAGGAATCACTTGCCTATTCAGATGAGGATTTAAAAGGAAGGGTGGCGCAGGTGATCACTTCTATTCCAGAAGACGGCTACGGTGAAATACTCTTTGAAGGTGTTGGGGGTAATATCCCCAAAACAGCCCAGAGTTTTGAAAATGAAGCGATTGTCTCTGGTACAAAAGTACTGGTGATTGATATGAAATCTGGTGTGGCCCATGTCAGCCCACACCAATCATTTGATGATTTAGAATAA
- the uppP gene encoding undecaprenyl-diphosphatase UppP: protein MSLIEALILGIVQGITEFLPISSTAHIVITSIVLDLEFEGLAFEIFLHLASVLAVIMYFRKDLMTVIKGFFGYFKDKSTENTIQFRFAIYLIVATIITGVLGIVLKDVIDESMKTPPFIAGSLTITGLFLIFIERFHQIGNKDEESMTWLDTIIVAIGQTLAVLPGISRSGATLVAALWTGLTRETAVRFSFLLSIPVILGSTVLMFKDLSMDMVHSVGVTPLVISFIASFLFSIIGIMWLIDFLQKSKLVYFAVYCFALAFIVFFFLDPGLTMDME, encoded by the coding sequence ATGAGTTTGATTGAAGCGTTGATTTTGGGGATTGTGCAAGGGATCACAGAATTTCTACCCATTTCGAGTACAGCGCATATCGTCATTACATCCATTGTCTTAGATTTAGAGTTTGAAGGCTTAGCGTTTGAGATATTTTTGCATTTAGCTTCCGTTTTAGCTGTTATCATGTATTTTAGAAAGGATCTCATGACTGTTATCAAGGGATTCTTTGGTTACTTTAAAGATAAATCCACAGAGAATACGATACAGTTTAGATTCGCCATATATCTTATCGTCGCCACAATCATCACCGGTGTCCTAGGCATTGTCTTGAAAGACGTGATAGATGAATCTATGAAAACCCCCCCGTTTATTGCTGGTTCACTGACAATCACAGGCTTATTTCTTATCTTCATTGAACGCTTTCATCAAATTGGGAACAAAGATGAAGAGAGTATGACATGGCTCGATACCATTATTGTTGCGATAGGACAGACTTTAGCTGTTTTACCGGGTATTTCTCGTTCAGGGGCTACTCTTGTCGCAGCATTATGGACTGGACTTACACGAGAAACTGCTGTAAGATTTTCATTTTTATTGTCCATTCCCGTTATTTTAGGGTCTACTGTTCTGATGTTCAAAGATTTATCCATGGACATGGTGCATAGCGTCGGCGTCACGCCACTAGTGATTTCTTTCATTGCCTCTTTCTTATTCTCTATTATTGGGATCATGTGGCTCATTGATTTCCTACAAAAAAGTAAGCTTGTTTATTTCGCCGTTTATTGCTTTGCCCTCGCTTTTATTGTGTTTTTCTTCTTGGATCCTGGTTTAACAATGGATATGGAGTAG